From the genome of Leptospira koniambonensis:
GGCCAAAAAGTGCGATCTCAAAGCCAGGATATTTAGAAGAAAGTAAAGATTGCATATCTTCCAAGAAAGGATTCATATTCCGAAGCGGGAGAGAAATATCATTTTTATGGACAGTGTAATCAATGGAGATGGATTCACTGATCCCTTCTCTATATTTCCAGAAGGTCTCTGCTTGTCTGGAATTCTGAGCTAGGCTTCCGTCGGAAACATAACCTTTTTCCATAATGGTTTCTAAGAAGGAGAATAATTTCTCATCATCAGATTCCTCAGTGATCTCGAATTCCATCAAAACATAATATGGACTCACTTCAGAAAATGGATCAGGAACATGCAGGTGGTCCATTACCTTGTCCAAACAATATTTGGTCAAAAACTCGAATGCCAAAATAGGTAAGGACATATTATGAGTTTCTTTAAATAATTCTAATATAGAAGGAAAGTCAGGAACTGCTGTAAAAAGAATACGATTGTCTGCAGGCTTTTTAGTAAGTTTTAATGTACATTCGGTGATAATCCCTAATGTCCCTTCGGAACCTATGAATAGATGTTTAAGATCATAGCCTGTATTGTTTTTTAGGATCTCGCCGTTAAATTCCAGGACTTCTCCAGTACCTGTAACTACTTTTAGTCCTAAAACCCATTGGCGAATCAGTCCGTAATGGACTACTCTTACTCCGCCTGCGTTAGTCGCAATATTTCCACCAATATGGGAAGAGCCCGTGGCTGCAAAATCAACAGGGAAATAGAAACCTCTTTCTTCAGCTTCTTTATGCAGATTTTTAGTGATCATTCCTGCTTGCACAGTTAAGGAGCCGAAGAACGGATCAAAATCCAAAACCTGATCCATTTTAGTAAGAGAGATAACTATTTCTCCAGACTTAGCTACTGCTCCGCCTGCATAACCTGTTCTTCCTCCGGATGGAACGATCTTGATATCATTCTCAAAGGCGAATTTTACGATTTCTGAAACTTCTTGGGTGTTTTTAGGGAATGTTAGAATTTCATAATCTGGAACATATACTTTTGTTCTGTCAGTTCCAAAAGAAAGGAATGTTGCCTGATCCATCTGGGTTTCATCTTTGAAAAAAACCCTTTCTTCTCCCAATAGGGATTTGAGTTTGCTTTTGTTTTCCTGGCTAATACTCATATTTATTCCGTGAAATTCATTCTTTCGATCTGGCTATCAACAGGCTTCTCGCCTTCCACTCTTTCTCTTTTGCGATAGATCCCGTCGGAAGAAAGTAGTCTTGCTTTTACATTGTCCCTGATCTGAACATCTAAGATCTTTTTGATCCTATCTTTATTCTTTGTATCTAGTATAGGAAATAGGACTTCGATCCTTCTTTCAAAGTTTCTAGGCATACAGTCTGCGGAAGCGAGGAAAGTATTTTCTTCCCCGCCTGAAAGGAAATAATAGATACGTGTATGTTCTAAAAATCTACCTACGATGGAGATCACTGTGATGTTTTCTGAAATTCCAGGGAGTCCAGGTTTTAAACAACAGATCCCGCGGATGATCAGTTCTATGATCACTCCAGCGCGACTCGCATTATACATTGCTAATATAATGTGAGGATCCACTAAGCTGTTCATTTTGAAGATGATACGCGCAGGTTTTCCTGCTTTTGCATTTTCTGTCTCTTTTTCTATCAGATTAAGAAATACTGTTTTTAGGTTATGTGGAGAAGCCGCTAACTTATTCAGGAAAGGCATTTTTGCATAGCTAGTGATTGTATTGAAGATAGTAGAAACATCTTCAGTGATCTCTTTATTTACCGTGAAAAAGCTTAGGTCTGTATAATATTTACTGGTTGTGGAGTTGTAATTTCCGGTTCCAAGATGCACATAACGAACTAGATGTTCTTCTTCTCTTCTTACGATCAGAAGCATCTTGCTGTGAATCTTAAGTCCTACCACTCCATATACTACGTGAACCCCTCTTTCTTCCAGTTTTTGGGCCCACTTGATATTTCGCTCTTCGTCGAATCTTGCTTTTAACTCTACAAGTACTGTGACTTGTTTTCCGTTTTCAGCTGCTTGCCCCAAATATTGGATAATAGGAGAATCCCCGCTCGTACGATACAGGGTCATCTTGATCCCTAAAACTTTTGGGTCCTCACTGGAAATTCTAAGCAGATCTTCGATTGCACCGAAAGATTGATAAGGATGATGCAATAATCTATCTTTCTTTTTGATTGCTTCGAAAATTTTCTCAGGAGATTCGAACTTTAAAGTAGTTTTTTGTTGGAAGAAGGTATACTTGAACTTGGAAGTATGTTCCAGTCCGTAAAAATACATTGTATCACTAATATTTAATATAGAAGATACATCAAAAATTTCATGGTCCTGCAACTCCATGAGATCTTTTAAAGTGTTTCGTACGAAAGTAGAAGTTCCTTCATAAATATCCATCCTTACCGCGTCTCCCCAGATACGGTTCCGGATCTCTTTTTTCATAGTGATGAGTAAGTCTTTTACAGAAGCTTCTTCGTCTATGGAGATGTCTGCATCTCTTAAGATGCGGAAAGGATAAACTTCTTTTACTGTCATTCCGTAGAATAAGTCATCCACATGAAGTTTGATGATCTCTTCCAGAGGGAAAAATCTTCTGGTCTTACCTTCTCCCTTGAGTTGTAAGAACCTTGGTAATACGGAAGGCACTTGCACTACCGCAAACAGATCTTTTTTGAGTCCTGTTTTTTCGTCGTCAGCTGTGAGAACGATCGCTAAGTTTAAGGATTTATTAAGTATATGAGGAAATGGATGAGAAGGATCTATAGAAAGTGGAGTTAAGATCGGAGAAACATCTTCTTTATAGTAATGTTTAATATCTTCTATTTCATTTTTATTTAATTCGTCCGGATTCAAGATGAGATGGATCCCATTCTCTTTCATTTGATCTAGAGTTTGGTTTAATGTTTCGTATTGAACATTTACGAAACTTCTAACCTTATTGGATAGATCTGTTAAAATTTCGGAAGCCCTTTGGCCGTTCAGACTTTTTTCGTCGTTACCTTCTGCTAATATGTTTCTCAAACCTGCGACACGGACCATATAAAACTCGTCCAAGTTTGATTCAGTGATACATAAAAATTTAAGACGTTCCAGAAGAGGATTTTCAGGATCGTTTGCTTCTTCTAAAACCCGTTTGTTAAAATCCACCCAAGAAAGTTCCCGATCAAAAAAGATATCGGAATTCCCGATATGGATCGGTCCCTTGTTTCCATTGCCTCCACTTCCTAAGGTTTGGGTTTCGGGCGATTTGATCTTTTGGGCCACTGATTTAGTCCTACTTTCTTCTGGTTTAAAATGGACGGGCCGAGAGTCAAGTCTGCTTTTCAGGGCCAAAGAAGCGGAAGATCCTTTAGATAAACCGCTTCTTTTTGATTTTGTTAACCTATCAGTTTTCCTGTTTCTCTTTCATCGATCAAATAAGGATTTCGGACTTCTTTGGTTTTAGAGATCCAAACCTTTCCAGTTTTGGGGCAGAAGAAAGAATAGAATTCAAATCTAGGTGATATTTCTTTTAAGGAAGAACATAACTCTGAATATAAAAATTCCTGCTCTTGTCTTGAGCCTGCCTTTTCTAATAATTCTGCAAAGGTTAAGGACTTAGCGTATTTGATCCTTTCTTCTCCAGAACTTTCTTTGGCTCTACGGATCATTCCTGAGAGTCCTTTCGGATTTGTTCTTTTATCGTTACTAGAAAGTAATTGTTCGTGAAATACTGAAAGTCTTTGAAATAATCTCAACTCGGAAGATTCCGCAGCCACTGGGGCGGAAACTGAAACCACGGATGCCGCGGCTATGTACGTGAATACGTTGCGCATAAAATTCTCCTATATTATAAAAATTAAATATATGTGGAGAAGTTTCTAAATGATAAGTCGGATCGTGTATAAATTGGAGTTAAAGGCTGAAATATATAAAGGAGCCTCGGAATCCAAGGAAGAAAGTAATGATTCTGAATGAGAGAATAGACCTAAACTTTTCCAGTATGTAGAACTAGCTTCTGTTTCTATTCTTTCGGATTCTTTTTCTAAAATGACTAAATTAGAAAGAGCGGAATGAGAAAGTTCTAAATGAAAACTTTGTTTAGAATGTTTTGTCCCGGAGAAAGATGTTACTGTTCCGTTAGCAGATATTGCGAACAAAAAACAGAATACAACTAATCCTATGAAAGCCCGGGCAAACATTTAAAATTGGACCGGAAATCCAATCGATGGGTTTCCTTTTTCTTTTGAAGAAGTCTGAATACCTTCAAATTTTAATATGTATTGACCTATTTTGATCATTGCTCAGAATTTCAGCATGATAGATCCAGAATACTGTGTCGCTTTGGCAGAATATAATCGTTGGCAAAACGAATCCTTATTAAATGTTTCTGAAAAATTAAAACCGGGCGAATTGGAAGAAGATAAAAAACTATTTTTTGGTTCTATGGCAAAGACTTGGAATCATATCGTAATGATGGATCTTTCTTGGTTGGACAGGTTCCATTCTAGGCCGATCCAAAAGTTAGATTTCCATGAGATGCAATTTTCTAATCTGTCAGAATTGAAAAAACTTAGGACTGAATTAGATTCGACGATTTCGGAATGGGTAAAAACCATTACCTCAGAGTGGCTCACGCAAGATCTGAAGTTTTACAGTTACATGTACAAAAAGGAGATCACATTGCCGATCTGGCTTTTGATAACTCATTTTTTCAATCACCAAACCCATCATCGAAGCCAGATCTCAACAGCGTTATTACAAAGCGGATTGAACTATGGAGTCACAGATATTCCTTGGAATCCTTTTTACCCAAAATCAAGATAATATATTCAGGAAAACAAATGAAACAGATCCTCACATTCTTTTTAATATTTATTTCTATTCTAGTATGGAACTGCGCCTCTGTGGAAAAAGTAGAACCTCGTAAGATCGAAAAGGTCATGAAAGTACATGCAGGTGGAGGACTTCGTTTGAGGATTGCTCCGAATATAGACGCCAAAAAAATAGATTTAGTTCCAGATGGTGACGTTGTGGAAACTTTTGGCGAGACAGGAGAAGTTGAGATCCAAGACGGCAAACAAGGCCGCTGGGTAAAAGTGAAGTGGAAAAAAAGAGAAGGATATGTATTCGGCGGATTTTTAGAATTTATTAACGTCAAATAATATTATACTTTCTGAATATTCTCCTGATTTAAGGAAATCCATTGAGAAGATTAAAAAACCAATTTATAGATATTATTTCATTCCAAAACGCGGCTGGATATTTTGCCGCGATTACTTTTTTCGTAAGTTTATTCTCCATATTAATCGATCCTAAGATTGGTGTTTTAACTCGTAGCATGCTCGAAGGGGGAAGGTGGTGGAATGCAGGCCTATTTGTTTTTCATTTACTTCCTCCTGCTGAGATCCTTAAAAGTTCAACATGGCCTTGGTTCTTTTTGGCAATATATACCTATTTTGTTTTTGTTATAGGGAAAACATTAGAAGAGGAAATAGGTTCTCTGAAGTTTAACTTGTTTCTATTTTCATTAATCTTATTTAATACGATAGGTGGAGTTCTTTCTTTATATTATCCTTTATTTGTAGATACTAAGACGATAGGTTATTGTATTTTCTTCGCTTTGACATTCAGAACACCAAACCAGGAACTTTCTATCATTCCTATTCGGATGAAATGGGTAGGGATCGGTTTGTTTTTATATCTAGTATTGGAGAAAACAGACAAAGTGAGCAAGTTCAACTCAATCTTACCTTGGGTTGGGTTATTGTTTGGATTCTCCTGTTTACTATTATTTTTCGGAAAGGATATCTTAAGCTCCAAAATCCGTGAACGCAAAACTTCGACTTGGAAAGCCAAACAATCCGAAATATTTACAGTTCATAAATGTTATGTTTGTGGAGCCACAGAAGCGACAGATCCTCAATTGGAATTCCGTTATTGTATAAATTGTAACGACAAAGAATATTGTGAGAAACATCTTCATGATCATTCGCACTCTTAAGAAAACTTAATTTTATCCCTTAAGAATGGATTTTTGCATTCTTCTAAGCTTGCAAATTGTTCAATTTTTTTTAAACCGGATTGACTTTCTTTAGGTAAGATATGAAATTTTCCGGCACTCCGAAATTCCCTCAGGCCGGAAGGGAATTTTGTAGGAAAAACCTTCCGTGAACTCGATCGTCTACTGGTTTGAAGAATTATTCACCTCCCTTCCTTTGTCCTTTTTGGACATTTGGGGCAGATTCGGCTATATAGTCGGGATCTTTTTAATGATCTGCGCCTACGGAGGATTTACTTTTCATCCTGGAGGTAAATTCGGCTTTGGTCGCCAAAAACAAAGTTGGGACACCCAGGCTTTTCTAAGTATTCCGTTCACATTCGTTTTTATTTTTATTACCGGTTATATTGGTTCCTTTATAGTCCTGGTCCCAGGTGCCCAGACATTCGAGTCTCTAAAGGATCTAACAGTTTTTCTTTGTATTCTTTTGTTCGGTTATCCTGCTCTTCTTGCGGTACCCTTTGCTTATGGACTTTCGGATCTGATAGAAGGTGTGCCTCCTGATTTTCTATTCGATTGGCTTTTAGGTTATTTTATAAATCCAGCCTGCTTCTGGGTTGCTTATCAGTTATTCGGAAGGGATCCAGATTTCAAAAAGCTGAAAACCTGGGGATTATATTCGATTTTCGTAATTATCTTCATGAGTATAGAACCTCAGCTTTGGGGATATATTTGTTCAGAACAATTTACTCGAGAGATCTCTTATCATAATATTACTCCTGCTTTATTTTTTACGACTGGAGTTACTTGGGTAGTTGCTCCTTTTGCAATGTTACTTGTACTGCCTATTGCCAAAAAGTATGGATTATTTTGGGCAGAAATTCCAGGCCACACAAGAGAACTAGTCTTAAGTTATAGAGAATGGTACTGGCAGGAAGAAAAATTCGGAAAAGACGGGATTCCTTTAGGCCAAGGACTTCCAATCCGAATGTTCCTAGTGACTCCATTCATTCTTTTGGTTTTGATCATGGTAGCTGCCACAGCCTATCTGACTTTAAGAAGTTCAGAAGCAGCTTCGGGAAAACTAGCCTCCAGATTACACCAAGAGATCTCGGAGAATATTAATCTCAGATTAGATGATTACCTTGCTCGTTCTGTTCAGAAAAAGCCGGAAGAGATCTCTCTTTTATTAAAGAATACGAATATAGCTAGGCATGGCAGGGCTTTTATAGTAGATAGAGAGTCAAGGGTCATCGCTTCTTCTGATTTGCGTTTTAGTAATTTAGAGTCCGCCTCGGAGAGTGGAGATCCAGTAATTCGAAATTCTATCCTATCTGTGTTCAAGGATTACGGAGATCTATCTTCTGTCAGGGCAGTATTTCAGTTTAGATTTGATATTGTAACTGCAAAACCTGTTTCCAGAGAGACCTGGCTTACTCAGGTAACTCCTTATAGGGACAATGCAGGAAAATACGATTGGATTGTAATCACTGCAATGCCGGCTTCTTATTATTTAGAAGGTGTACAAATCGGAAATAGTGAATCCGCAAAAGTATTCGCTATTGCCTTGACTCTGTCTCTTTTGATAGCGGCATTTCTTGCAGGGATTGTTACATCACCAATCCGTAATATTTCTCAAGCAACTAGGGCGATGGCAGAAGGGGATTTCTCCCAAAGGGTTCCTACTAGTAAATTAGAAGAAATTGGCACTCTTGCATTTTCTTTTAACCATATGGCGGAGCAGCTACAGGAGGCCTTCCGTAGGACAAAAGCCAGCGAGGAGCAATATAGAGATCTAGTAGATACAACTCCGGGTATTGTTTGGGAAGCGGATGCGATCACTTTTGATTTTACGTTTGTGAGTAAACAAGCTGTCAACCTACTCGGATATTCGATAGAAGATTGGAAAACTCCTGGATTCTGGGCGGATCATATTCATCCGGAAGATAAAGATTATGCTGTAAATTATTGTGTAGCTTGTACTGGAAGATTGGAGGCTCACGATTTCGAATATCGATTCTTAAAGAAAGA
Proteins encoded in this window:
- a CDS encoding FAD-binding oxidoreductase; this translates as MSISQENKSKLKSLLGEERVFFKDETQMDQATFLSFGTDRTKVYVPDYEILTFPKNTQEVSEIVKFAFENDIKIVPSGGRTGYAGGAVAKSGEIVISLTKMDQVLDFDPFFGSLTVQAGMITKNLHKEAEERGFYFPVDFAATGSSHIGGNIATNAGGVRVVHYGLIRQWVLGLKVVTGTGEVLEFNGEILKNNTGYDLKHLFIGSEGTLGIITECTLKLTKKPADNRILFTAVPDFPSILELFKETHNMSLPILAFEFLTKYCLDKVMDHLHVPDPFSEVSPYYVLMEFEITEESDDEKLFSFLETIMEKGYVSDGSLAQNSRQAETFWKYREGISESISIDYTVHKNDISLPLRNMNPFLEDMQSLLSSKYPGFEIALFGHIGDGNLHLNIVKPKDLSDSEFFTQCKKVDPSMFELLQKHHGSISAEHGIGLLKKDFLHFSRSSAEIEVMRMIKKALDPKNLLNPGKILP
- the ppk1 gene encoding polyphosphate kinase 1; translation: MKSPETQTLGSGGNGNKGPIHIGNSDIFFDRELSWVDFNKRVLEEANDPENPLLERLKFLCITESNLDEFYMVRVAGLRNILAEGNDEKSLNGQRASEILTDLSNKVRSFVNVQYETLNQTLDQMKENGIHLILNPDELNKNEIEDIKHYYKEDVSPILTPLSIDPSHPFPHILNKSLNLAIVLTADDEKTGLKKDLFAVVQVPSVLPRFLQLKGEGKTRRFFPLEEIIKLHVDDLFYGMTVKEVYPFRILRDADISIDEEASVKDLLITMKKEIRNRIWGDAVRMDIYEGTSTFVRNTLKDLMELQDHEIFDVSSILNISDTMYFYGLEHTSKFKYTFFQQKTTLKFESPEKIFEAIKKKDRLLHHPYQSFGAIEDLLRISSEDPKVLGIKMTLYRTSGDSPIIQYLGQAAENGKQVTVLVELKARFDEERNIKWAQKLEERGVHVVYGVVGLKIHSKMLLIVRREEEHLVRYVHLGTGNYNSTTSKYYTDLSFFTVNKEITEDVSTIFNTITSYAKMPFLNKLAASPHNLKTVFLNLIEKETENAKAGKPARIIFKMNSLVDPHIILAMYNASRAGVIIELIIRGICCLKPGLPGISENITVISIVGRFLEHTRIYYFLSGGEENTFLASADCMPRNFERRIEVLFPILDTKNKDRIKKILDVQIRDNVKARLLSSDGIYRKRERVEGEKPVDSQIERMNFTE
- a CDS encoding LIC13259/LIC11441 family protein, whose protein sequence is MRNVFTYIAAASVVSVSAPVAAESSELRLFQRLSVFHEQLLSSNDKRTNPKGLSGMIRRAKESSGEERIKYAKSLTFAELLEKAGSRQEQEFLYSELCSSLKEISPRFEFYSFFCPKTGKVWISKTKEVRNPYLIDERETGKLIG
- a CDS encoding DinB family protein, whose amino-acid sequence is MIDPEYCVALAEYNRWQNESLLNVSEKLKPGELEEDKKLFFGSMAKTWNHIVMMDLSWLDRFHSRPIQKLDFHEMQFSNLSELKKLRTELDSTISEWVKTITSEWLTQDLKFYSYMYKKEITLPIWLLITHFFNHQTHHRSQISTALLQSGLNYGVTDIPWNPFYPKSR
- a CDS encoding SH3 domain-containing protein; this translates as MKQILTFFLIFISILVWNCASVEKVEPRKIEKVMKVHAGGGLRLRIAPNIDAKKIDLVPDGDVVETFGETGEVEIQDGKQGRWVKVKWKKREGYVFGGFLEFINVK
- a CDS encoding PAS domain-containing protein; this translates as MNSIVYWFEELFTSLPLSFLDIWGRFGYIVGIFLMICAYGGFTFHPGGKFGFGRQKQSWDTQAFLSIPFTFVFIFITGYIGSFIVLVPGAQTFESLKDLTVFLCILLFGYPALLAVPFAYGLSDLIEGVPPDFLFDWLLGYFINPACFWVAYQLFGRDPDFKKLKTWGLYSIFVIIFMSIEPQLWGYICSEQFTREISYHNITPALFFTTGVTWVVAPFAMLLVLPIAKKYGLFWAEIPGHTRELVLSYREWYWQEEKFGKDGIPLGQGLPIRMFLVTPFILLVLIMVAATAYLTLRSSEAASGKLASRLHQEISENINLRLDDYLARSVQKKPEEISLLLKNTNIARHGRAFIVDRESRVIASSDLRFSNLESASESGDPVIRNSILSVFKDYGDLSSVRAVFQFRFDIVTAKPVSRETWLTQVTPYRDNAGKYDWIVITAMPASYYLEGVQIGNSESAKVFAIALTLSLLIAAFLAGIVTSPIRNISQATRAMAEGDFSQRVPTSKLEEIGTLAFSFNHMAEQLQEAFRRTKASEEQYRDLVDTTPGIVWEADAITFDFTFVSKQAVNLLGYSIEDWKTPGFWADHIHPEDKDYAVNYCVACTGRLEAHDFEYRFLKKDGTVIWLRDMVKVIAEGNKEKWLRGVMVDITERKNFEEKFLERNRFIESILDISPDILYIYDIADKKNVYSNIGVERLLGYSVEEIQQLGNSLLKSLMHPDDYQAYLTNIIPKYLNALDKDVIEHQYRMHHKDQKWRWFVSRELIYKRDPEGIPTQIFGISNDITKSKEAEETILDLNANLERKIDQRTEELKRTNENLKESLEYQQKMSKELNETQSQLLLSEKLAALGQLAAGMTHELNTPLGAIVSSNRAILDILYEEIKEIPDLLLSLNKTEVDHFKFLLDESLKEISQAEILPNRSLRRELVRVFKEASVADPENIANMILELGIHRLGEKLPDLLKTENSLKILNAVSAIASIVRFSNVISIATGKASYVVDALKNYLNPGTHNGDEELVPVDIEVELETIIALYHNKIKYGVEVIKHYRTNELCLGDPDKLNQVWINLLNNGLQAMNYKGKIEISIEKREFWIIVSFTDSGSGISKEIQDKIFDPFFTTKNPGEGIGLGLDICKKIIEKMGGKIEFESEPGRTRFEVWLKPANRKKEESVGN